In a single window of the Clostridia bacterium genome:
- a CDS encoding Na(+)/H(+) antiporter subunit C, whose protein sequence is METLMSVVIGILFFIGVYLVLSKSLLRIILGASIISHGANLLIITMGGLKTGGPALLGEKTTVFMDPIPQALILTAIVINFAMTAFLMVLAYRSYDDLGTDNVEELRGIGDE, encoded by the coding sequence ATGGAAACGTTGATGTCTGTGGTTATAGGTATCCTCTTTTTCATTGGCGTTTACCTGGTACTTTCAAAAAGCCTGCTGCGGATTATCCTGGGCGCTTCCATCATCTCCCACGGGGCCAATTTACTCATCATTACCATGGGAGGTTTAAAAACCGGCGGCCCGGCCCTCTTGGGGGAGAAAACCACGGTTTTCATGGACCCCATACCGCAGGCATTAATCCTGACAGCGATTGTGATTAACTTTGCCATGACGGCCTTTCTCATGGTGTTAGCTTATCGCTCCTACGACGATTTAGGCACAGACAATGTAGAAGAGTTGCGAGGTATCGGTGATGAGTAA